One window from the genome of Paraconexibacter algicola encodes:
- a CDS encoding ABC transporter permease, which yields MASVPHTPGTTPAVPKPTTPPRRRGPVESLLVEAGELTRFFGTSLAALPGALTYASEGLRQASMMLRGTIPLIFMMQLFQGAVIGTFGFFLLRGIGAGDFFGLTTGVVGPRQTACTMFGYVFTAKIGCGITAELGAMKIQQEVDALESTGVDPRRYLIGTRLIGVLIFAPVAAFVSLIATLVGAFLIVVVLLGGLTTNTLTDVHWSVQGFGDSIFVMVTCTVIAVTTAIVSCFYGLRTVGGPAAVGTSVARSLVVNLVLLHLIAAFGAVVIFGLDAKLPIGG from the coding sequence GTGGCCTCCGTCCCGCACACGCCCGGCACGACACCGGCCGTCCCGAAGCCCACGACGCCGCCGCGCCGGCGCGGCCCGGTCGAGAGCCTGCTCGTCGAGGCGGGCGAGCTCACGCGCTTCTTCGGCACGTCGCTCGCCGCGCTCCCGGGCGCACTGACCTACGCCAGCGAGGGCCTGCGCCAGGCGTCGATGATGCTCCGCGGGACGATCCCGCTGATCTTCATGATGCAGCTGTTCCAAGGCGCCGTCATCGGCACCTTCGGCTTCTTCCTGCTGCGCGGCATCGGCGCGGGCGACTTCTTCGGCCTGACCACCGGTGTCGTCGGCCCGCGGCAGACCGCGTGCACGATGTTCGGCTACGTCTTCACCGCGAAGATCGGCTGCGGCATCACCGCCGAGCTCGGCGCGATGAAGATCCAGCAGGAGGTCGACGCGCTGGAGTCCACCGGCGTCGACCCCCGCCGCTACCTCATCGGCACGCGGCTGATCGGCGTGCTGATCTTCGCGCCGGTCGCGGCCTTCGTCTCCCTCATCGCGACGCTCGTCGGCGCGTTCCTGATCGTCGTCGTCCTGCTCGGCGGCCTGACGACGAACACGCTCACCGACGTCCACTGGAGCGTCCAGGGCTTCGGCGACTCGATCTTCGTGATGGTCACCTGCACGGTCATCGCGGTCACCACCGCGATCGTCTCCTGCTTCTACGGGCTGCGCACCGTCGGCGGACCCGCGGCGGTCGGCACCTCGGTCGCGCGGTCGCTGGTCGTCAACCTCGTCCTGCTCCACCTGATCGCGGCCTTCGGCGCCGTCGTGATCTTCGGGCTCGACGCCAAGCTCCCGATCGGCGGCTGA
- a CDS encoding helix-turn-helix domain-containing protein has translation MDPDDVDPPVADGTPEITRWCAILGRAQDVDGLFARVAALALDRPGDRAVVLTVRHGRLSAQDTGALADPASDRLRRSFLAQPVERRDLAPEAGETVTLQPIEVGGAELAVLLVTSTIAPDDARLADLAAVAALALERVLQQERTALVSAELQQLVASTGALLEELHGAPLVLPSQRHAAPLSLLHALPAGSTSVADLLSDRELEVIRGLAAGRSNRDIAQTMYVSPETVKAHVARILRKLGAQNRAEAVARFLQSDPGAGGAAR, from the coding sequence ATGGACCCCGACGACGTCGACCCGCCGGTCGCCGACGGCACTCCCGAGATCACGCGCTGGTGCGCGATCCTCGGGCGTGCCCAGGACGTGGACGGCCTGTTCGCGCGCGTCGCGGCGCTCGCGCTCGACCGCCCCGGAGACCGCGCCGTCGTGCTCACCGTCCGTCACGGCCGGCTGAGCGCGCAGGACACGGGTGCGCTGGCCGACCCCGCGAGCGACCGGCTCCGCCGCAGCTTCCTGGCGCAGCCGGTGGAGCGGCGGGACCTCGCGCCCGAGGCGGGGGAGACGGTGACGCTGCAGCCGATCGAGGTCGGCGGGGCCGAGCTGGCGGTGCTGCTCGTCACCTCGACGATCGCGCCGGACGACGCACGCCTGGCGGACCTTGCGGCCGTCGCCGCCCTCGCGCTGGAGCGCGTCCTGCAGCAGGAGCGCACCGCGCTCGTGTCGGCCGAGCTGCAGCAGCTCGTCGCCTCGACGGGCGCGCTGCTCGAGGAGCTGCACGGTGCGCCCCTCGTCCTGCCGTCGCAGCGACACGCGGCGCCGCTCTCCCTCCTGCACGCGCTGCCCGCCGGCAGCACCTCGGTCGCCGACCTCCTGTCCGACCGCGAGCTGGAGGTCATCCGCGGCCTGGCCGCCGGGCGCTCCAACCGCGACATCGCCCAGACGATGTACGTCTCGCCCGAGACGGTGAAGGCGCACGTCGCCCGCATCCTGCGCAAGCTCGGCGCGCAGAACCGCGCGGAGGCCGTCGCCCGCTTCCTGCAGTCCGACCCCGGCGCCGGCGGCGCCGCTCGATGA
- a CDS encoding MlaE family ABC transporter permease, protein MSAEAGRRDGNPYARGFGASVLGTGPGTSLKAAGEIGALTVRVLREAVRPPFPWFREAVEQISFGVRRCAIPLVLSHSVYLIGFGIILFGAILANLGISDRIGGTVFLIWSREIATWITAMIFAGVVGSAVTADLGARKIREELDAMSVLGVDQIRTLVVPRVVAMSIAMPVLAFLSLLGVNLVNFVVSPGYFGFSTGVFFDSLSNIIQPTDLFLTMFLKNAIIGVFVAVVSCYKGLASEPGAEGVGRAVNQTVVITFFAIWLFDVVFNLAYFTLFPDVSVLRG, encoded by the coding sequence ATGAGCGCCGAGGCGGGACGACGCGACGGGAACCCGTACGCGCGCGGCTTCGGTGCCTCGGTGCTGGGCACCGGCCCGGGCACGAGCCTGAAGGCGGCCGGCGAGATCGGTGCGCTGACCGTCCGGGTCCTGCGCGAGGCCGTGCGGCCCCCGTTCCCGTGGTTCCGCGAGGCCGTCGAGCAGATCTCGTTCGGCGTCCGTCGCTGCGCGATCCCGCTGGTGCTCTCGCACTCGGTCTACCTGATCGGCTTCGGGATCATCCTCTTCGGCGCGATCCTCGCGAACCTGGGGATCTCCGACCGCATCGGCGGCACGGTCTTCCTCATCTGGAGCCGCGAGATCGCCACCTGGATCACCGCGATGATCTTCGCCGGCGTCGTCGGCAGCGCGGTCACCGCCGACCTCGGCGCCCGGAAGATCCGCGAGGAGCTCGACGCGATGAGCGTCCTGGGCGTCGACCAGATCCGCACGCTCGTCGTCCCCCGTGTCGTCGCCATGAGCATCGCGATGCCGGTCCTCGCGTTCCTCAGCCTGCTCGGCGTCAACCTCGTCAACTTCGTCGTGTCGCCGGGGTACTTCGGCTTCTCGACCGGGGTCTTCTTCGACTCCCTCTCGAACATCATCCAGCCGACGGACCTCTTCCTGACGATGTTCCTCAAGAACGCGATCATCGGCGTGTTCGTCGCGGTCGTGTCCTGCTACAAGGGCCTCGCCTCGGAGCCCGGCGCCGAGGGCGTCGGCCGTGCCGTCAACCAGACCGTCGTCATCACGTTCTTCGCCATCTGGCTGTTCGACGTGGTGTTCAACCTCGCGTACTTCACCCTGTTCCCCGACGTCTCGGTCCTGCGGGGATAA
- a CDS encoding ABC transporter ATP-binding protein — MSVQSHAVTELRRDPTPESLAARLRDAFASEPDLATQVHHAQTSVELHLEGQTRTVTLLLDRRVPAVSLDEPGEVTLRLDRAATRAYADGMLALPAALHRGQVTADGPVRKLLEVDPIVRRLVRNVAGSDGTERPSAAPARDGVPHALDPELLAIETRDLHRAFGANQVLQGLDVTIPEGVISVVLGPSGTGKSVLLQHIIGLLRPDAGDVLIRGRPLSRMSRAEILGLRSEIGVMFQDGALFSGMNVYDNVAFPLRQHTDLDDAEVREVVEGHLDSVGLLSAATRMPGELSGGMRKRAGLARALAMNPRIVLCDEPDSGLDPVRTALLGDLLVEQHARHGGTMVIVTHNVLLARLIADHVSVVWRGKVLESGFADEVFASQTPFIRQFLAGDSAGPLGMDV; from the coding sequence ATGAGCGTCCAGTCCCACGCCGTGACCGAGCTCCGCCGGGACCCGACGCCCGAGTCCCTCGCCGCCCGTCTGCGGGACGCGTTCGCCTCCGAGCCGGACCTGGCCACCCAGGTCCACCACGCGCAGACCAGCGTCGAGCTGCACCTCGAGGGCCAGACGCGGACCGTCACGCTCCTCCTGGACCGGCGCGTTCCCGCGGTCAGCCTCGACGAGCCGGGCGAGGTCACGCTGCGCCTGGACCGCGCGGCCACCCGCGCCTACGCGGACGGCATGCTCGCGCTCCCGGCCGCGCTGCACCGCGGGCAGGTGACCGCCGACGGTCCCGTCCGCAAGCTCCTCGAGGTCGACCCGATCGTCCGGCGCCTGGTGCGCAACGTCGCCGGCTCCGACGGCACCGAGCGTCCGTCGGCCGCGCCCGCGCGAGACGGCGTCCCGCACGCGCTGGACCCCGAGCTGCTGGCGATCGAGACGCGCGACCTGCACCGCGCGTTCGGCGCCAACCAGGTCCTGCAGGGCCTCGACGTCACGATCCCGGAAGGCGTGATCTCCGTCGTGCTCGGGCCGTCGGGCACCGGCAAGAGCGTGCTCCTGCAGCACATCATCGGCCTCCTCAGGCCTGACGCGGGTGACGTCCTGATCCGCGGCCGCCCGCTGAGCCGGATGTCGCGCGCGGAGATCCTCGGGCTGCGCAGCGAGATTGGCGTGATGTTCCAGGACGGCGCGCTGTTCAGCGGCATGAACGTCTACGACAACGTCGCCTTCCCGCTGCGCCAGCACACCGACCTCGACGACGCCGAGGTCCGGGAGGTCGTCGAGGGCCACCTCGACAGCGTCGGCCTGCTGTCCGCCGCCACGCGCATGCCGGGCGAGCTCTCCGGCGGCATGCGCAAGCGCGCGGGCCTCGCGCGGGCGCTCGCGATGAACCCGCGGATCGTGCTCTGCGACGAACCGGACTCGGGCCTGGACCCGGTGCGCACCGCCCTGCTCGGCGACCTGCTCGTGGAGCAGCACGCCCGCCACGGCGGGACGATGGTCATCGTCACCCACAACGTCCTGCTGGCCCGGCTGATCGCCGACCACGTGTCGGTCGTCTGGCGCGGCAAGGTCCTGGAGTCCGGCTTCGCCGACGAGGTCTTCGCATCGCAGACGCCCTTCATCCGGCAGTTCCTCGCGGGCGACTCCGCAGGTCCGCTCGGGATGGACGTCTGA